Proteins from a genomic interval of bacterium:
- a CDS encoding endonuclease: protein NLADLGSVLDILGPSWDVVYSDWMDDSGGNKERTAFVFDRRAVTFNGLAAEIDAPREKKGMEYLATQSFWRAPYMCSFRAGNFDFIVIATHTRWGDSIEGREAELRMLSEWIDSRFKNKYVEDHDLIVMGDFNIPQIGDKLFKALTGRGLQVPDALIELKEGDQIIKGSNLGQDARYDQILHFPTLDKRFSKTGGVFNFYGSNAVVKKLFPDKNYSLTEFSFQLSDHFPVWVQIKTDIDGERFNQIIQNSKKG, encoded by the coding sequence ACAATCTCGCCGATCTTGGATCGGTACTGGACATACTTGGGCCGAGCTGGGACGTCGTGTATTCGGATTGGATGGATGACAGCGGCGGCAATAAAGAACGTACGGCGTTTGTTTTCGACCGGCGTGCAGTGACGTTCAATGGGCTGGCCGCCGAGATCGACGCTCCGAGAGAAAAAAAGGGAATGGAATATCTCGCGACGCAATCGTTTTGGCGCGCGCCATATATGTGTTCCTTTCGTGCGGGCAATTTCGATTTTATCGTCATTGCCACGCATACGCGCTGGGGCGACAGTATCGAAGGGCGTGAAGCGGAACTGCGCATGCTTTCCGAGTGGATCGATTCACGTTTCAAAAATAAATACGTGGAGGATCATGACCTGATCGTGATGGGCGATTTTAATATTCCCCAGATCGGCGATAAATTATTCAAAGCACTCACCGGGCGTGGTCTCCAAGTTCCCGATGCCCTGATCGAACTTAAAGAAGGCGATCAGATTATCAAAGGCTCGAACCTTGGACAAGATGCGCGGTACGATCAAATCCTGCATTTTCCGACTTTGGATAAAAGATTCAGCAAGACGGGCGGTGTGTTCAATTTTTACGGCAGCAATGCTGTGGTCAAAAAACTATTTCCCGATAAAAATTACAGCCTGACGGAATTCAGTTTTCAATTGTCCGATCACTTTCCCGTCTGGGTACAGATCAAAACCGACATCGACGGCGAACGGTTTAACCAGATCATTCAGAATAGTAAGAAAGGGTAG